A region from the Anaerolineae bacterium genome encodes:
- a CDS encoding phospho-N-acetylmuramoyl-pentapeptide-transferase: MAYSLTLGTISFLLAVIWGPPLIALLRRYNIGKGIRIEGPVTHQVKKGTPTMGGLMIIVPVLLITLVLNIANLFANLLGEENLIGRSILVPMGVMLAFSILGAVDDLMGVRVITTGLTARQKLLWQLIFATATALFLHYALDLRSIAIPGIEEKIDIGWLYLPIAIFFIVGMSNAVNLTDGLDGLAGSIAAVAFVAYGVIAFLQGQIWLVAFVYTVVGAVLAFLWYNAYPAEMIMGDTGSLALGATLAVVALMTGQWLLLPVVGFVFVAETASVILQVGFFKLTRGKRLFKMAPMHHHFELLGWSETHVTQRFWLVGILSAMLGIALALI; encoded by the coding sequence ATGGCATATTCACTTACTTTGGGCACAATCTCATTTTTATTAGCCGTTATTTGGGGGCCGCCCTTGATTGCTTTATTGAGACGGTACAACATTGGCAAAGGCATTCGCATTGAGGGGCCGGTCACCCATCAAGTGAAAAAGGGGACCCCCACCATGGGCGGTTTGATGATCATTGTGCCGGTTTTGCTGATCACGCTTGTTTTAAATATTGCCAACCTGTTCGCCAACTTGTTGGGCGAGGAAAATCTCATTGGCCGGTCCATTCTGGTGCCAATGGGCGTCATGCTTGCCTTTAGCATTCTGGGCGCGGTTGACGATTTAATGGGAGTCAGAGTGATCACCACCGGTTTGACAGCGCGTCAAAAACTTTTGTGGCAATTGATTTTTGCCACAGCCACGGCCCTATTTTTGCATTACGCGCTGGATTTACGCAGCATTGCCATTCCAGGCATTGAGGAAAAAATTGACATCGGCTGGCTCTATCTTCCAATTGCCATTTTTTTTATTGTGGGTATGTCTAACGCGGTTAATTTAACCGATGGCCTGGATGGTTTGGCCGGCAGCATTGCCGCGGTGGCCTTTGTGGCCTATGGCGTAATTGCTTTTTTGCAGGGGCAAATTTGGCTGGTGGCCTTTGTTTATACGGTGGTGGGGGCAGTGTTAGCCTTTCTCTGGTACAATGCCTATCCCGCCGAAATGATCATGGGCGATACCGGCTCGCTGGCCCTGGGCGCTACTTTAGCCGTGGTGGCCCTGATGACGGGCCAGTGGTTGCTTTTGCCGGTGGTGGGCTTTGTTTTTGTGGCCGAAACGGCGTCGGTTATTTTGCAGGTAGGTTTCTTTAAATTGACCAGGGGTAAGCGTTTGTTCAAAATGGCCCCAATGCATCACCATTTTGAGCTATTGGGTTGGTCTGAAACCCACGTAACCCAACGTTTCTGGCTGGTTGGTATTTTATCGGCTATGTTGGGCATTGCCCTGGCTTTAATCTAA
- a CDS encoding UDP-N-acetylmuramoyl-tripeptide--D-alanyl-D-alanine ligase has protein sequence MTDLTLADVMEGLTEYRLEAPQPIEAITIDSRQAGEGALFVALPGANTDGHLFVEDAFERGAIAAIVHRPVEGGRLIKTGQPITVSALAHEDLPVCIQVQDSLTGLQQLAIFWRKKFDPRVIGITGSVGKSTTKELVSSVLSARFNTLASEGNLNNEIGLPLTLLNLTAAHERVVLEMGMYDLGEISLLCEIARPQVGVVTNVGPTHLERLGTIERIAQAKTELVQALPPAAEGGVAILNYDDPLVLPMADKTQARVVTYGLSPQADLWASDVVSAGLEGIRFVFHYQDEVLHVRVPLLGRHSVHTALRAALVGLVEGMAWEEIISGLQALPSTAQLRLVAAPGPNESILLDDTYNASPASTIAALNLLDDLPAAKKIAVLGDMLELGSFEEEGHRKVGCRAADVVDLLIVLGARAKFMAAGAQECGLDPSLILQLTNNEAAIAYLEKTLGPGDIVLLKGSNAQKLEKIVSALAVQDTK, from the coding sequence ATGACTGATTTAACTCTAGCCGATGTGATGGAAGGTTTAACTGAATATCGTCTGGAAGCGCCGCAGCCTATTGAAGCCATCACCATTGATTCGCGGCAGGCCGGCGAGGGGGCGCTCTTTGTGGCCCTACCCGGCGCAAACACCGACGGCCATCTTTTTGTGGAAGACGCGTTTGAGCGTGGGGCCATAGCGGCCATTGTCCATCGGCCGGTTGAGGGGGGTCGGCTCATTAAAACGGGCCAGCCTATTACGGTTTCGGCCCTGGCTCATGAAGATTTGCCAGTTTGTATTCAGGTGCAAGACAGTTTAACCGGCTTACAACAATTGGCCATATTCTGGCGCAAAAAGTTTGACCCGCGCGTAATTGGCATTACCGGCAGTGTGGGTAAAAGCACCACCAAAGAATTGGTCAGTTCGGTGCTATCGGCGCGTTTCAATACCCTGGCCAGCGAGGGTAATCTTAACAACGAGATCGGCCTCCCCCTGACCCTGCTGAACTTAACCGCCGCCCACGAACGAGTGGTGCTGGAAATGGGCATGTACGACCTGGGGGAAATTTCCCTCCTGTGCGAGATTGCCCGCCCACAGGTGGGGGTGGTTACCAATGTAGGGCCAACCCATCTGGAACGCCTGGGCACTATTGAGCGGATTGCGCAGGCCAAAACCGAGTTGGTCCAGGCTCTCCCGCCCGCGGCAGAGGGAGGCGTGGCTATTCTCAATTATGATGACCCCCTGGTTTTGCCTATGGCGGATAAAACCCAGGCCCGGGTGGTCACTTATGGCCTATCGCCCCAGGCCGATCTATGGGCCAGTGATGTGGTCAGCGCCGGCCTGGAGGGGATCCGTTTTGTTTTTCATTATCAGGATGAAGTTTTGCACGTGCGCGTGCCTCTTCTGGGGCGGCATAGTGTGCATACGGCGCTGCGGGCCGCTTTGGTGGGCCTGGTTGAAGGAATGGCCTGGGAAGAAATTATCAGCGGTTTGCAGGCGCTGCCCAGCACCGCTCAGTTACGCCTGGTGGCGGCGCCCGGGCCTAACGAGTCGATTTTATTGGATGACACCTACAACGCCAGCCCGGCCTCCACCATTGCCGCCTTAAATTTATTGGACGACCTGCCGGCGGCCAAAAAAATTGCGGTATTGGGCGACATGTTGGAATTGGGCAGTTTTGAAGAGGAAGGGCATCGTAAAGTGGGGTGTCGCGCGGCTGATGTGGTTGACCTGCTCATTGTGCTGGGCGCGCGGGCCAAATTTATGGCGGCGGGGGCGCAGGAGTGCGGTCTTGACCCCTCGCTTATTTTGCAATTGACCAACAATGAAGCGGCGATTGCGTACCTGGAAAAAACGTTGGGGCCTGGCGACATTGTGTTGCTCAAAGGCTCCAACGCCCAAAAATTGGAAAAAATTGTTTCGGCTTTGGCTGTACAGGATACAAAATAG
- a CDS encoding penicillin-binding protein 2 produces the protein MKTADHFRYRIYAIMSVMCAAGLVLIGQLIRWQIIEHRNFVALAEAEHRDELIIPARRGEIRDRVGHLLAVDVIQYDISASPQIIGDPYATADRLSRLLDMPREELLQHLTSQDLWVPIVYAAPQAVGETLIGWDIVGVQTEPRAKRVYPEGEMAAHLLGFVNGNGRGFYGVEGYYQNMLSGKPGLQAGERSPFGEMIPLGISHFVPPVSGTTLYLTLDRSVQFLVERELKTAVQQYRAQGGSVVVLQPKTGAVLAMASYPAYNPNNYSHSDDRLFPDPVVSEQYEPGSVLKIITMAAGLDAGVVTPDSTVFDSGAIEFGGRIFYNWDRQSHGPVNMTTVLAKSLNVGIAQVAGKLGKDRFYTYMKRFGFGHLTEIDLGSEGPGTLKTPKDATWHESDLGANSFGQGIAVTPLQIAVAVAAIANDGLLMKPYVVERVLDGGREIQVKPLVVRRAVSQETASTLTGMLVTALEQADSLAMVPGYRVAGKTGTAEIPVPGGYHPTLTLASFVGYLPADDSEVLVLVVIDRPATSRWGNETAAPTFRRIAEQLVVLLDIPPDNVRLAQTK, from the coding sequence ATGAAAACAGCGGACCATTTTAGATACCGTATCTATGCCATTATGTCGGTGATGTGCGCCGCCGGATTGGTGCTCATTGGCCAACTGATTCGTTGGCAAATTATTGAGCACCGTAACTTTGTGGCCCTGGCGGAAGCGGAACACCGGGATGAATTGATCATTCCGGCCCGGCGGGGCGAAATCCGCGACCGGGTCGGGCATCTGCTGGCCGTTGACGTTATCCAATACGATATTTCGGCCAGCCCGCAAATCATCGGCGACCCGTATGCTACCGCCGACCGGCTTTCTCGTCTCCTGGACATGCCGCGCGAGGAACTGTTGCAGCACCTGACCAGCCAGGACCTCTGGGTACCCATTGTTTACGCTGCTCCCCAAGCAGTGGGTGAAACCCTTATTGGTTGGGACATAGTGGGGGTTCAGACCGAACCGCGGGCCAAACGGGTTTACCCCGAGGGAGAAATGGCCGCGCATTTGTTGGGGTTTGTTAATGGCAATGGCCGCGGTTTTTACGGGGTGGAAGGTTACTACCAGAATATGCTCAGCGGCAAACCCGGCTTGCAAGCCGGTGAGCGAAGTCCTTTTGGCGAAATGATACCCCTGGGCATCAGCCATTTTGTGCCTCCGGTGAGCGGCACAACGCTTTACCTCACCCTTGATCGTTCGGTTCAATTTTTGGTGGAGCGGGAGTTAAAAACGGCAGTGCAACAATACCGCGCCCAGGGTGGCTCGGTGGTGGTTTTGCAGCCCAAAACCGGGGCGGTGTTGGCCATGGCCAGTTATCCTGCTTATAACCCCAACAATTATAGCCACAGTGATGACCGGCTTTTCCCGGACCCGGTTGTCAGCGAACAATACGAGCCTGGCTCGGTATTGAAAATTATCACAATGGCGGCCGGTTTGGACGCCGGGGTGGTTACGCCCGACAGCACGGTTTTTGACAGCGGAGCGATTGAGTTTGGCGGCCGTATTTTTTACAATTGGGACCGCCAATCACATGGCCCGGTGAATATGACCACCGTGTTGGCCAAAAGTTTAAACGTGGGCATTGCCCAGGTTGCCGGCAAATTGGGCAAAGATCGTTTTTACACGTACATGAAACGGTTTGGCTTTGGCCATCTGACCGAAATTGACCTGGGCAGTGAAGGCCCCGGCACGCTCAAAACACCCAAAGACGCCACCTGGCATGAAAGCGATTTGGGGGCCAACTCTTTTGGCCAGGGCATTGCCGTAACCCCCCTTCAAATTGCCGTGGCTGTGGCGGCCATTGCCAACGATGGTCTATTGATGAAACCTTATGTGGTTGAGCGAGTGCTTGACGGCGGGCGGGAAATCCAGGTAAAACCCCTGGTGGTGCGGCGGGCTGTATCGCAAGAAACCGCGTCAACCTTAACCGGGATGTTGGTTACTGCTCTGGAGCAAGCCGATTCGTTGGCCATGGTGCCCGGCTACCGGGTAGCCGGAAAAACCGGCACCGCCGAAATTCCCGTGCCCGGCGGTTACCATCCCACGCTCACCCTGGCCTCTTTTGTGGGGTATCTGCCCGCCGATGACTCCGAGGTGTTGGTGCTGGTGGTAATTGACCGCCCGGCCACGTCTCGTTGGGGCAATGAAACGGCTGCCCCAACTTTCAGGCGTATCGCCGAACAGTTAGTGGTCTTGCTCGACATTCCGCCCGACAACGTGCGGCTGGCGCAAACCAAATGA
- a CDS encoding cell division protein FtsL encodes MSTHTMINWKPENVVRQLPWRLDSKAALGFLLILAIFSLVGWLYLSQASAVTTTRYRIDELRLELDHLENQNAALALEIAQLENLARIETRAPELGLGPTTNVRYLPVAHYPLPAKIEGREVNVAETEYIAAFPVSLPESPSPMADWWVDTLDSFTAWLVEE; translated from the coding sequence ATGTCAACTCATACGATGATCAACTGGAAACCGGAAAATGTCGTTCGCCAGCTTCCCTGGCGGCTGGACAGCAAAGCCGCGCTGGGCTTTTTGTTGATTTTGGCAATTTTCAGCCTGGTGGGTTGGTTGTATCTATCGCAGGCCAGCGCGGTAACCACTACCCGGTATCGTATTGATGAATTGCGGTTAGAATTGGACCATCTGGAAAACCAAAATGCAGCCCTGGCCCTTGAAATTGCTCAATTGGAAAATCTGGCCCGGATTGAAACCCGCGCCCCTGAACTGGGCCTGGGGCCAACCACCAACGTGCGTTATTTGCCGGTGGCCCATTATCCCCTCCCGGCAAAAATAGAGGGGCGGGAAGTGAACGTGGCTGAAACAGAATACATTGCTGCCTTTCCCGTTTCACTCCCGGAGTCTCCCTCTCCCATGGCGGATTGGTGGGTAGATACGCTGGATAGTTTTACGGCGTGGCTGGTTGAAGAGTAA
- the rsmH gene encoding 16S rRNA (cytosine(1402)-N(4))-methyltransferase RsmH — MAHQPVLLTETIPALQPRPGGVYIDGTVGGGGHAAAILKASAPDGQLFGLDRDERALAIASRRLAEFGQRVHLFHANFDQLSQIAQQQQIPLAHGILLDLGVSSMQLDQPERGFSFQTDGPLDMRMDPSAGETAADLVNHLPETELADLIYRYGEEPYSRRIARAIVQARPLERTQELADLVAGAVGPRRQKSGRRPGKLKIHPATRAFQALRIAVNDELGALERVLPQAISLLEPGGRLAVISFHSLEDRIVKQYFKQESQDCICPPTQPVCTCRHKATIHIITKKPITPSLAEIDENPRARSAKLRVVASIGL, encoded by the coding sequence TCACGCGGCGGCCATACTCAAGGCTTCAGCGCCAGACGGCCAATTGTTTGGCTTGGACCGGGATGAGCGCGCCCTGGCCATAGCCAGTCGCCGGTTAGCCGAGTTTGGTCAGCGGGTTCATCTTTTTCATGCAAATTTTGACCAGTTGAGCCAGATAGCGCAACAGCAGCAAATCCCGCTGGCGCATGGCATCTTGCTGGATTTAGGGGTCTCGTCAATGCAGCTTGACCAACCGGAGCGCGGCTTTTCGTTTCAAACGGATGGCCCGCTGGATATGCGGATGGACCCCTCTGCCGGCGAAACCGCCGCCGACCTGGTCAATCACTTACCGGAAACGGAACTGGCCGATCTGATTTACCGGTACGGCGAAGAACCGTACAGCCGCCGGATTGCCCGGGCCATTGTGCAGGCTCGACCCCTTGAGCGCACCCAGGAGCTGGCTGATCTTGTGGCCGGTGCGGTTGGGCCTCGGCGCCAAAAAAGCGGCCGGCGGCCGGGTAAGCTCAAAATTCATCCGGCCACGCGCGCCTTTCAGGCATTGCGTATTGCCGTGAATGATGAATTGGGCGCCCTGGAGCGAGTTTTGCCGCAAGCCATCTCTTTGCTGGAGCCAGGGGGCCGGCTGGCCGTAATTAGTTTTCATTCGTTAGAAGATAGAATTGTTAAACAATACTTCAAACAGGAATCCCAGGATTGTATTTGTCCGCCAACTCAACCGGTCTGTACATGTAGACATAAAGCAACTATACATATTATAACCAAAAAACCAATAACGCCTAGTTTGGCTGAGATAGATGAAAACCCAAGGGCCCGCAGTGCAAAGCTGCGGGTCGTTGCGTCAATAGGGTTATAA